In Erigeron canadensis isolate Cc75 chromosome 1, C_canadensis_v1, whole genome shotgun sequence, a single window of DNA contains:
- the LOC122586026 gene encoding protein IQ-DOMAIN 3-like, giving the protein MGKKGGWISAWKKAFVSSSNNDSKDKKEKKPLKTASKKTWFGKQKNVESEPSQSETAFATPALHSPPPEREDDLKFAGQEAETSKQKEPENEPSKPIEEQNEPNKPIKEVEKKKPVKQENEQKKGGSKMAYATARAAVAAAALRRFLGKSKEEVAAIKIQTAFRRYLARRKLRALKGFVRLKVLVQSQSVKRQAVTTLRCMQTLARVQSQVRARRIRMSEENQALQRQLMQKRERELAHMKSYLGNEWDNTRRSKEQIEASIQNKEEATARRERALAYAQTQQQMWRNQSKSANPTFMDPNNPHWGWSWLDRWMAARPWESQTPNDNEQQPVKLTRSSSVGDISKRLDRSPSMSSPRSPSVSNRRPTPASPRSINDHTPSPRNRRHSISSSSSFREVSSPRVSSPRVSSPRVSSPKSTKTKSMIPTPTQSPSRSPSPSPLGSAKKGTTEKKSTTGPAKKRLSLSGAAAGTAAARRLSGSNKGGSGFR; this is encoded by the exons TAGCAATAATGATTCCaaagataagaaagaaaag AAACCCCTAAAAACTGCTTCAAAGAAAACatggtttggaaaacaaaaaaatgttgaatCAGAACCGTCTCAATCTGAAACTGCATTTGCGACCCCTGCACTTCATTCTCCTCCACCTGAACGGGAAGATGACTTGAAGTTTGCAGGACAAGAGGCAGAAACAAGTAAACAAAAAGAGCCGGAGAATGAGCCAAGCAAGCCCATAGAAGAACAGAATGAGCCGAATAAGCCTATAAAagaagttgagaaaaagaaaccCGTAAAACAAGAGAATGAGCAGAAGAAAGGTGGCTCTAAAATGGCATATGCTACTGCACGGGCTGCAGTAGCAGCAGCAGCTTTGCGACGTTTCTTGGGTAAATCCAAGGAAGAAGTGGCTGCAATTAAGATTCAGACAGCTTTTCGTCGTTATTTG GCAAGAAGAAAGTTACGGGCTTTGAAAGGGTTTGTGAGGTTAAAAGTGCTGGTTCAAAGCCAGTCGGTCAAACGGCAAGCTGTAACAACCTtaagatgtatgcagactctGGCCCGTGTACAGTCTCAGGTTCGAGCCAGAAGGATTCGAATGTCGGAAGAGAACCAGGCTTTACAACGACAGCTTATGCAGAAACGTGAGAGAGAGCTTGCTCACATGAAATCCTAT TTGGGTAATGAATGGGATAATACTCGAAGATCAAAAGAGCAAATAGAAGCAAGCATACAAAACAAAGAAGAGGCTACTGCACGAAGAGAACGGGCTCTAGCTTATGCACAAACTCAACAACAAATGTGGAGGAACCAATCAAAGTCTGCAAATCCAACTTTCATGGATCCAAATAATCCACATTGGGGTTGGAGTTGGTTAGACCGATGGATGGCAGCCCGACCATGGGAATCCCAAACGCCAAATGACAACGAACAACAGCCAGTCAAACTGACCCGTTCATCATCTGTTGGTGACATAAGCAAGAGACTAGACCGGTCACCCTCTATGTCATCACCACGATCACCATCTGTATCCAATAGAAGACCAACACCAGCTAGCCCGCGAAGCATAAATGACCATACACCATCCCCAAGAAACCGGAGGCATAGCatttcttcaagttcttcatttCGTGAAGTATCTTCACCTCGTGTGTCATCACCTCGTGTTTCTTCACCACGTGTTTCTTCACCTAAGTCGACTAAAACCAAGTCCATGATACCAACGCCAACCCAAAGCCCAAGTCGTAGTCCTAGTCCTAGCCCTTTAGGGTCAGCTAAGAAAGGGACCACAGAAAAGAAATCTACTACTGGGCCGGCTAAAAAACGCCTGTCTTTATCAGGTGCAGCAGCTGGTACTGCAGCTGCTCGTAGGTTATCTGGGTCGAATAAGGGGGGTTCTGGTTTTCGTTAA